In a genomic window of Vallitalea okinawensis:
- a CDS encoding sugar ABC transporter ATP-binding protein, translating into MSSNKLLLEMKDVTKSFPGVKALKGVSLRAYAGEVMALLGENGAGKSTLMKILSGVYKRDEGVIFIEGKEVEFKNIKEAQHAGVSIIHQELSVLPNLKVYENIFLGSEEYSTVTRRLNKKDMIAKTKEYLKEIGSTIAPETEVNSLTVGEQQMIEIVKAISKNAKIIIMDEPTTALTDVEVKHLFKVIQKLKSQNIAVIYISHRLEEIFEMCDKVTVLRDGSFIGEEVVNNIDKNHLIKMMVGRDLEEQYPYIKVPVGNTILKVKGLCYKDFIKDVSFEVKAGEILGMAGLMGSGRTEVAKLVFGEYKKDKGQVYIDGELAEMRAPGQAIQRGIAYLSEDRKGEGLILGMSVEKNMTLSNLKKYENSIKRIDKKMEREDYEIHAKKLSVKTPSGEQLIKNLSGGNQQKVILAKLIMLSPKVLIIDEPTRGIDVGAKKEIYDILNELKKSGKAILMISSDLEEVLGISDRVLVMHEGKLTGEVSREHANPEMIMKYAVNVDEE; encoded by the coding sequence ATGAGTTCAAATAAACTTCTATTAGAGATGAAGGATGTTACAAAATCATTTCCTGGAGTTAAGGCTCTTAAGGGAGTGAGTTTAAGAGCTTATGCTGGTGAGGTCATGGCCTTATTAGGTGAAAATGGAGCTGGTAAGTCAACTTTAATGAAAATATTAAGTGGTGTATATAAGCGTGATGAAGGGGTTATTTTCATTGAAGGCAAAGAAGTGGAGTTTAAGAATATTAAAGAAGCTCAACATGCAGGAGTATCTATCATTCATCAGGAACTCAGTGTATTACCAAATCTTAAAGTTTATGAGAATATTTTTCTCGGTAGCGAAGAATATTCGACTGTAACAAGACGATTAAACAAAAAAGACATGATAGCCAAGACAAAAGAATATTTAAAAGAAATTGGTTCAACTATTGCTCCAGAAACAGAAGTAAACAGTTTGACTGTAGGAGAGCAGCAGATGATCGAAATTGTTAAGGCAATATCAAAAAATGCGAAGATCATTATAATGGATGAACCAACTACTGCTCTTACAGATGTAGAAGTTAAACATCTTTTTAAGGTCATTCAAAAACTAAAATCTCAAAATATTGCTGTCATCTATATTTCCCATCGTTTAGAAGAGATATTTGAAATGTGTGATAAAGTTACGGTTTTGAGAGATGGTAGTTTTATCGGAGAAGAAGTGGTTAATAATATAGATAAAAATCATTTGATTAAGATGATGGTAGGAAGAGACCTAGAAGAACAATATCCTTATATTAAAGTACCAGTAGGTAACACCATACTTAAAGTGAAAGGTCTTTGCTATAAAGATTTTATTAAAGATGTATCCTTTGAAGTAAAAGCTGGTGAAATTTTAGGGATGGCTGGACTTATGGGGTCAGGAAGAACTGAAGTTGCCAAATTAGTATTTGGAGAATATAAGAAGGACAAAGGTCAGGTATATATTGATGGTGAATTGGCTGAAATGCGAGCACCAGGTCAAGCTATTCAAAGAGGTATTGCATACCTATCTGAAGATCGAAAAGGTGAGGGCCTTATATTAGGTATGTCTGTAGAAAAAAATATGACGTTATCTAATTTAAAGAAATATGAGAATTCAATCAAGAGAATTGATAAAAAAATGGAACGCGAAGATTATGAAATCCATGCTAAGAAGCTTTCAGTTAAAACACCTAGTGGTGAACAATTGATAAAGAATCTTAGTGGTGGTAATCAACAAAAGGTGATACTAGCCAAACTCATTATGTTATCCCCTAAGGTACTTATAATTGATGAGCCAACCCGTGGTATTGATGTTGGGGCTAAAAAAGAAATCTATGACATTCTAAATGAACTTAAAAAATCTGGTAAGGCGATACTAATGATTTCCTCAGATTTAGAAGAAGTACTTGGTATTAGCGACCGTGTTTTAGTTATGCATGAGGGTAAACTAACAGGTGAAGTAAGCCGTGAGCATGCTAATCCTGAAATGATAATGAAATATGCAGTAAATGTTGATGAGGAATAG
- the rbsD gene encoding D-ribose pyranase encodes MKKTGLLNCHISDVISKMGHTDTLGIGDCGLPIPDETKRIDLALVKDIPRFIDVLKAVLVEHEIEEVLLAKETKDINPKVYDEILQVIGDVKITEISHEELKESLKACKAVIRTGEQTPYANIILKSGVVF; translated from the coding sequence ATGAAAAAGACTGGATTATTAAACTGTCATATTTCTGATGTTATTTCAAAAATGGGTCATACAGATACCTTAGGCATAGGCGATTGTGGTCTTCCCATTCCAGACGAAACAAAACGTATAGATTTAGCATTGGTTAAAGATATTCCTCGTTTCATTGATGTTCTTAAAGCTGTCTTGGTAGAACATGAAATTGAAGAAGTACTTTTAGCTAAAGAAACAAAAGACATTAATCCAAAAGTTTATGACGAAATCTTACAAGTCATAGGTGATGTCAAAATAACTGAAATAAGTCATGAAGAGCTTAAGGAGAGTTTAAAAGCCTGTAAGGCTGTGATTCGAACAGGAGAACAAACCCCTTATGCTAATATTATTTTAAAATCTGGTGTAGTCTTTTAG
- the rbsK gene encoding ribokinase produces MKKVCVVGSMNLDIVLNVKNLPKKGETFFVDTMEKIPGGKGANQAVAAKRLGCDVHMISQIGDDDNGELLQSYLQKDGIHTQYVFKDKTQPTGTAIITVDENGDNTIAVISGANMTLKARSIMKAKEIIESCDIVIAQFETPMNVTKEVFQIAKKSNAITILNPAPASKMQEDLLKVTDIIVPNETEVLELTGLEVSDLDSAKKSAEIFFEKGVSYVIVTLGEKGAALVSREEAELIKAYKVDAIDTTAAGDSFIGGVASQLSQNKEINFAIIKEAVRFGNKVSSITVTKKGAQISLPSLEEVNEKYAEE; encoded by the coding sequence GTGAAAAAAGTATGCGTAGTAGGAAGCATGAATTTAGATATTGTTTTAAATGTTAAGAATTTACCTAAAAAAGGTGAAACATTTTTTGTAGATACCATGGAGAAAATTCCTGGTGGTAAAGGGGCTAATCAAGCTGTTGCTGCTAAGAGATTGGGATGCGATGTGCATATGATTTCTCAAATTGGTGATGATGATAATGGAGAGTTACTACAAAGTTATCTTCAAAAAGACGGTATTCATACACAATATGTCTTTAAAGATAAAACACAACCAACAGGAACAGCCATCATCACTGTTGATGAAAATGGAGATAATACCATTGCTGTTATTTCTGGAGCTAATATGACCTTGAAAGCAAGATCTATCATGAAAGCCAAAGAAATTATTGAAAGTTGTGATATTGTTATTGCTCAATTTGAAACACCGATGAATGTGACTAAAGAGGTTTTTCAAATTGCCAAAAAAAGTAATGCCATAACAATTCTTAATCCTGCACCTGCTAGTAAGATGCAAGAAGACTTATTAAAGGTTACTGATATTATTGTTCCTAATGAAACAGAAGTATTGGAATTAACAGGATTAGAAGTAAGTGATTTAGATAGCGCAAAGAAGTCAGCTGAGATCTTTTTTGAGAAGGGTGTAAGTTATGTCATCGTAACCTTAGGTGAAAAAGGCGCAGCTTTAGTCTCTAGAGAAGAGGCAGAATTGATTAAAGCTTATAAGGTTGATGCCATTGATACAACAGCAGCAGGAGATTCATTTATTGGAGGCGTTGCTAGTCAGCTCAGTCAAAATAAAGAGATTAACTTCGCTATTATTAAGGAAGCAGTAAGGTTCGGTAATAAAGTTTCATCTATAACCGTAACAAAAAAAGGTGCACAGATTTCGTTGCCTTCTCTTGAAGAAGTAAATGAAAAATATGCGGAGGAGTAA
- a CDS encoding phosphatase PAP2 family protein produces the protein MSRLFKAIRTGDQYILYVINKRIKCSILDRVMPKITHLGSLTASVIISLIMIGLDYLRILTAGLSVVISLIISQIIIHSIKIIVNRPRPNKVFADINTFQIKLYNYSFPSGHTTAIFAISMTLSILLTSSIITLALLFIASAVGVSRIYIGVHYPTDVMIGATIGFFTSSYVSGYLMTIGGII, from the coding sequence TTGAGTAGATTATTTAAAGCCATCAGAACCGGTGATCAATATATCTTATACGTCATTAATAAAAGGATAAAATGTTCCATACTAGATCGTGTTATGCCTAAAATTACTCATTTAGGTAGCTTGACAGCATCTGTAATTATTTCTTTAATTATGATTGGATTAGATTACCTTCGAATTCTTACTGCTGGATTATCCGTTGTAATTTCATTAATTATTAGCCAAATTATTATTCACTCAATAAAGATCATTGTTAATCGACCACGACCGAATAAAGTCTTTGCAGACATCAATACTTTTCAAATTAAACTATACAATTATTCCTTTCCTTCAGGTCATACTACCGCTATATTTGCAATATCTATGACGTTGTCAATATTATTAACGTCCAGTATCATTACTTTAGCACTATTATTCATTGCAAGTGCTGTCGGGGTATCTAGGATATATATCGGTGTTCATTATCCTACTGATGTTATGATTGGTGCAACCATAGGATTTTTTACATCTTCTTATGTGAGTGGTTATTTAATGACCATCGGTGGAATTATATAA
- a CDS encoding LacI family DNA-binding transcriptional regulator, with translation MKKVKATMQDIANQAGVSKTTVSMVLNNKDSSISDTTRKKILEIAEEMNYIPNSIARSLSTNKSGTIGIMVPDITNPFFSEIARAIEDAANKYDYNVIFCNLDNEIVKEDKYVKLLVSKLVDGVIFITGGNSDKSIDILKGNNVPFVFVDRYVKGYEQYYGVYSLNKEGMTEGIDYLYRNNKRKIVFVSGDPNLGVSKLRYEGYKEAMEKYGLYNEELIFEGDFSLDGGKKVTKDIIEQIKDFDAIFFSNDLMAIGGMKVLVKNGYRVPEDVGIIGFDNIQIAEMMEPGLTTIGQPIYDMGKEACELLIGFIHGEDNNEKIIRFKPKLIVRDSV, from the coding sequence ATGAAAAAAGTAAAAGCTACTATGCAAGATATAGCCAATCAAGCTGGTGTATCAAAGACTACTGTTTCAATGGTTCTGAACAATAAGGATAGTAGCATAAGTGATACGACTAGAAAAAAGATTTTAGAAATTGCGGAAGAAATGAATTACATTCCCAATTCTATTGCTAGGAGTTTGAGTACCAATAAATCTGGTACAATTGGTATTATGGTACCTGATATTACTAACCCGTTTTTTTCGGAGATTGCAAGGGCTATAGAAGATGCAGCGAACAAGTATGATTATAATGTTATATTTTGTAATCTTGATAATGAAATCGTCAAAGAGGATAAATACGTTAAATTGCTAGTGAGTAAATTAGTTGATGGTGTCATATTCATAACCGGGGGAAATAGTGATAAAAGTATTGATATTTTGAAGGGGAATAATGTTCCTTTTGTTTTTGTTGACCGTTATGTTAAAGGTTATGAACAGTACTATGGGGTCTATAGTTTAAATAAAGAAGGTATGACTGAAGGTATTGATTATTTGTATAGAAATAACAAAAGGAAAATTGTTTTTGTATCTGGTGACCCTAACTTAGGGGTTTCAAAATTAAGATATGAAGGTTACAAAGAAGCCATGGAGAAATATGGACTCTATAATGAAGAGTTAATATTTGAAGGAGATTTTAGTCTTGATGGTGGGAAAAAAGTAACAAAAGACATCATCGAGCAAATTAAAGATTTTGATGCTATCTTTTTTAGCAATGATCTTATGGCAATAGGAGGCATGAAGGTATTAGTTAAGAATGGGTATAGAGTGCCAGAAGATGTTGGCATTATTGGCTTTGATAATATACAAATAGCCGAAATGATGGAACCAGGGTTGACAACTATAGGACAGCCGATTTATGATATGGGTAAGGAAGCTTGTGAATTATTAATAGGCTTCATTCATGGCGAGGATAATAACGAAAAAATTATCCGCTTCAAGCCTAAGTTAATTGTAAGGGATTCAGTATAA
- the aroH gene encoding chorismate mutase: MIAVRGATTVKANTKEDILEATNELIEMIIKENNMDMNDIISITFTATKDLDAVYPAVAARNLGITTAGLLCMQEMYVEKSLKKCIRVLIHASSDRMQKNVIHIYLNEAVRLRPDLDTSIQ; this comes from the coding sequence ATGATAGCTGTAAGAGGAGCTACTACTGTCAAAGCAAATACAAAAGAAGATATTTTAGAAGCTACTAATGAATTAATAGAAATGATCATAAAAGAAAACAATATGGATATGAATGATATAATTTCTATTACGTTTACTGCCACAAAAGATTTAGATGCGGTATATCCAGCAGTTGCTGCAAGAAACTTAGGTATTACTACAGCAGGTCTTTTATGTATGCAGGAGATGTATGTTGAGAAGAGTCTTAAAAAGTGCATTCGAGTTTTGATTCATGCTTCTTCTGATAGAATGCAAAAAAATGTTATACACATCTATTTGAATGAAGCAGTACGATTAAGACCTGATTTAGATACATCAATTCAATAG